The DNA region TACAACTTTACCTGAATACGTGCGTGTTTGGGCAGACAAAAAGTTTAACAACAGGAAACCAATGAATCCGGAATAAAGTATTTTCTTTGTCATTTAAAATTCTTAACTTGCATTAAAATATACCTCGTCAAATATGAAGCATTTTTACCTGATCATCTTGAATTTCTTTATCGTTTGTTCCCTACAATCGCAAAATTGTTTGCCTGACTCGATTTATAGAGATTCTTCTGCAGGAGTTTATCCTAAACCTGTCAGCCCTACGAATCCCAATGGAGGCATTAATAAAAAGGCATGTATCAACAAACCTTATGAATTTGTATTTACTGTCGTGGTACCAGATACTGTCGTGGTTCCGGCATTTCCATCTCCAATTGCGTTGGAAAAAGTAGCCATCGATACGGTAAACGCAATAACTGGATTGCCTAAAGGAATTAGTTACGCATGCAATCCTCCCGATTGTGTTTTTAATAAAAATACTTCAGGTTGTTTGGTTTTACGAGGAACTGCTACAACTGATAACACACCGGGAGATTTTAAACCCATCATTAAAATGACTTTAACGATTAATTTAGGCATCCCTTTTCCATACGTAACCGAATATCCCGGCCCGGCTTTTCCAGGTGAGTATATATTAACTCTTGTATCCGAACAAGACTGCGCATCAGCAAGCCATCAGGAAGATTTAGTTATTAATTATTGGTTCCCAAATCCAAGCAGTGGGCAATTGACGAATAAATCCAATTCCATCGAACAAATTAAAGTAATGGATACTCAGGGACGTATTATTCAATTTAATAAAAATTCAAAGAATACCATTGATTTGAACATGTTAAACAATGGCGGATTATTTTACATTCAGTGGATAGACGGTTCAAAATTACTAACCCAACAAATTGTAATTAAATAATTTGGCAATACCTAAGATGCTTTTGATTCTATTAAACTAAATATTTAGTTTAATAGCCTATTATTATTTTCAAAAAAGGCTTAGGCGAAGAATTGGTAATTAGATTGATTTTTAGCTTATTTATTAAACAGGCAATTCAATTTATTATTCTTCTTCATCAAGTTCATCATAGAATATTGGATCAATCATTGGTAAACCAATAAACATACTTTCTTCCTTACTTACAGACATCATCCTTAAAATACCTCCAGAAGCTCTTGCAATTTGTTCAGCAT from Saprospiraceae bacterium includes:
- a CDS encoding T9SS type A sorting domain-containing protein, whose translation is MKHFYLIILNFFIVCSLQSQNCLPDSIYRDSSAGVYPKPVSPTNPNGGINKKACINKPYEFVFTVVVPDTVVVPAFPSPIALEKVAIDTVNAITGLPKGISYACNPPDCVFNKNTSGCLVLRGTATTDNTPGDFKPIIKMTLTINLGIPFPYVTEYPGPAFPGEYILTLVSEQDCASASHQEDLVINYWFPNPSSGQLTNKSNSIEQIKVMDTQGRIIQFNKNSKNTIDLNMLNNGGLFYIQWIDGSKLLTQQIVIK